The nucleotide sequence GCCAGCAGTCCATCACCAGCGTAAGGGACTGCGTCACAGGGCAGCCCGGCGGCCGTCGCCTGCAGTTGCAGCAGTTCATCATCGGCCAGAACCAGATCTGGCCGCTCCACTGCTGCATCCGGCCCGGCTTCGATGGCATCGCCCCACAGCCAGACACTGTTGACCGGCAACTCGCCGCGCGCTTCGCGCTCATCATTCAGCGGGTGGATGTACAGCAGCATCTGCATCTCATTGAGCAGACGACTCCAGTGCAGGCCGCGCTCACCAGCGGGCAGGTGTTCGTTGACGTTTTCTCCCACGGCATCCGGCAGCGGGGTAAACGTGGCCCGGCTGGCATCCGGCAGTTGCAGCAGCCAGCGCCCCGGTTGCGGCGCATGAAATTGCAGACCGTCTTCGGCAAAGTGCTGGTTCAGGCTGAGCAGCAGCGCATCGGCCTCGTGCTGGGCGAGGGCCATTACCCCGACATCGGCCAGCAGGGCGCGGTCGCGGTCGATGCGCACATGCACCGGATCGGCCAGCAGCCAGTGGCCGGCGTCCAGTCCGGCGCGGCGTGCCAGCTGGCTGGCAATGCTTTCACCGGGCATGCCCAGCAGCTGCTGATAGAGCTGGCTCAGCGTCGTGGGTGCGGTTTGCCGGGTTCCGCGCCCCAGCAGAGTGGATAGTGCGGGCAGTGCCAGTCCACGGCAAACTTCGGCCCCGTCATGGGCATCCAGCCAGCTCAGGCCAGGCATCAGCAGTGTCAGCTTCATTGATTGAGGTACAGGCAGGTGGCGGGCATGTTTCATGTCCGCACAGCACTCGGCAGCGAGGCCAAGTCCTTCATTGAATGGATGGTTTTCGGAACTTATGACAGCCGGACCCAACCAAGATGGTCGGGCGCAATGCCACTTGTCACAAACCCTGTATTTTCCCGGAAGCACGCATGGCGTCCACCAAAACATGAATTATCGCAAACTGCTGCAGTTCCCGCAAAATTGTACCCGTCGTCTGATCAATCATCATCTGAGCTGGCTGGGCCTGGCCGCCAGCCTGCCCTTGTTCGGCATGGTCACCGCCTTTGCCGTGGCACCGGGCGACCCGCATGCGGCCGCCGCCGAAGTGCGCCAGCGCATGGTGACCGAAAAACTGGCATTGCCGGCCTTCACTCCGTCGACCAGTGGTACGCGCTACTGGCGCAATGAAACGGTGAATCGTGGCGACACCATTGCCCGCGTACTGAACCGGCTAGGCGTGCGCGATAGTGAGGCGCGGCGTTTTCTTTATTCCAGCCCACTGTCACGCGACCTGCTCAAGCTGAATACCGGTGCCACCCTTGCAGTGGAAACCAGTGATGAGGGCGAACTGTACGCCCTGCGTTTTCTGAATGATGACGAAAACGGCGAAAAAGTGCTGGTGGCCATCGCCAAACAGGGCGATCAATGGCAGGCCAGTGCCGACCCGCTGGCGACCGAGAGCATGGACAGCCTGCGCTCCATCACCATCCGCCGCAGCGCCCAGCGCGAGCTGCAAGCGGCCGGCGTCCCGCGCGAGGTGATGGCGCAACTGGCAGACATCTTTGCCGACCAGTTCGCGCTGGACAGCCTGCAGCCTGGCGACAGCATTCAACTGGTCTTCGAAAGCCTGATCTACAATGGCAGCCCCATTGCCAATGGCAATATCCTGGCTGCTGAAATCAGCCGTGCGGGGCAATGGCATCGCGCCTTCTACTTTGCTCATGACAGTGAAAGCGGTGCCTATTACGATGCAGCCGGTCGGCCGGTCAAAAAGGGTTTCAGCCAGCAGCCGGTAGCCCATTACCGTATCAGCTCGGGCTTTGGCACCCGCTATCATCCGGTGCTGCATTCCCTGCGCATGCATCAGGGCGTCGATTACGCTGCTGCGCCGGGCACGCCCATTGTTGCGCCGGCTGATGGCGTGATCAGCGCCGCCGAAACGCAGAATGGCTATGGCAAAGTCATCACCCTGAGACATAATGCCAAGCTGAGCACGCTGTATGCGCACATGCAGCGTTTTGCCCCCGGCGTGAAGGCGGGCAAGCCGGTCAAGGCTGGCGATCTGCTGGGCTATGTTGGCAGCACCGGGCGTGTCACCGGGCCGCATCTGCACTTTGAGGTGAAACTCAATGGCCAGGCTGTCGATCCTGCCACCGCCGCCCTGCCCGCCCCTGGCCTGGCTGCCGGCCAGCGCCTCGCCTTTGCCAAACTCAGCAGTCAGCTGACAGACAAGCTGGCGCTATTGCGTGACACGCCGGGAACGATCGCACAACTGGATTGATGGAAAGACCGACGCAGATGACGGAGCGCTATATCGGACTGATGTCCGGCACCAGCCTTGATGGCGTGGACGCAGTTTTGCTGAGCATGGATGCGCAAGGCCGTCCTTGCGTCGAGGCCGACAGCTTTCTGGCCTTTCCGCTGGAAATCCGCCAGCAGGTGCTGCAGTTGCAGCCCACGGGCTCGGACGAGCTGGATCGCGCCGCACGGCTGGGGAATGAGCTGGCCCGGCTGTATGCCGAAGTGGTCGCGCAACTCTTGGCCGAGCAGCGGCTGCCTCCTGCTGCCATCACGGCTATCGGCTGCCACGGCCAGACCATCCGCCATGCCCCGCATGCCGGCTACACGCTGCAGATTGGCAACCACGCGCTGCTGGCCGAGCTATCCGGCATCGACGTGATCGGCGATTTTCGCAGCCGCGACGTCGCTGCGGGTGGTCATGGCGCACCGCTGGTACCGGCATTTCATCAACATGTTTTTGCCAGCGACGCGGAAAATCGCGTCATTCTGAATATCGGTGGCATCAGCAATCTGACCCGGCTGGCCAGTGGCACCGCGGTCATCGGCTTTGACTGTGGTCCGGGCAATATGCTGCTGGATGCCTGGTGCCAACGCCGCACCGGTGCCGGCTTCGATGCCAATGGCGACTGGGCGGCCAGTGGCCGGCTGCATACACCACTGTTGCAGCAGATGCTGGATGAACCCTTTTTCCGCTTGCCGCCACCCAAAAGCACCGGGCGTGACCTGTTCGATCTGGCCTGGCTGGAAGCCCAACTGGCGCTGCAGCCAGACATTCCGGCAGCCGACGTCCAGCACACCCTGCTGCAGCTGACTGCCCACAGTATTGCCGATGCCATTACCCGCTACTGTCCGGACACCCGCAGCGTCTACGTTTGCGGTGGAGGCGCGCTGAATGTCGCGCTGATGCAGGCCTTGCAACAGCAGCTGCCGCAACTGCTCATCAGCAGCACGGCCGCACTGGGTTTGCCCGTGCATCAGGTGGAAGCGGCTGCGTTCGCCTGGCTGGCCTGGTGTTTCTGTCAGCGCCAGTCCGCCAATCTGCCGGATGTTACCGGTGCCAGCGGGTTGCGGGTGCTCGGTGCCCTCTATCCGCGCTGAGCCGGCGCACCGGCCGGTAGCCTGACAACGCCAGCCACTCTGAGTGGCCTTGTCAGGCTATAATCAGCCACTGTCATAGCCCATAACGAGAAAAATGCGACTTTTCAAAAGAAAGGCCGTCGTCAAGAACAGTCAAACGCCATTGCCCCCCAAGCTTGCCAGCCTGCTGCGCGAAGCCTGGTGGCTGCTGATGGCCGTTGCTGCGGTCTACTTGGTGCTGGTACTTGCCAGCTATTCCGCACAAGACCCTTCCTGGTCACATAGCTCCTCCGACCCTACCGTGCGCAATTACGGCGGCGCGTTCGGCGCCTGGCTGTCCGACATGCTGCTCTATGTATTCGGCCTGTCCGCCTGGTGGCTGGTGGTGTTCTGCCTGGTGGCCATCGCCTGGGGCTACCGCCGCATGGAAACGCTGGGTTTTCGCCTCAATCCGATGACGCTGGCCGCCATGGGCGGTTTCTTCCTGCTGTTGCTGTCCAGCTCCAGCGTGGAAGGCATCGTCCTGGCCAGCAAACAGCTGAACTTGCCGCTGACTGCCGGCGGCATGCTGGGACACTGGCTGGGCAAAGCCCTGTCACATGGCCTGGGCCTGCCCGGTGCTTACCTGCTGCTGTCGGTGAGCGGGGCCATCGGCTTTTCGCTGTTCACCGGCCTGTCCTGGCTGGACATCATGGAAAGAATCGGTGGCACGCTGGAAGATGGCGTGCTCAAGCTGTGGCATGGCTGGCAGGCGCGCAAGGACCGCGAAATCGGCCGCGAGACCGCCCAGCAGCGCGAAGCCAAGGTCAGCACCGAAAAGAAAAAGCAGGAAGACAAGACTCCGGTGCGCATCGAAGCCACCCTTGCCGAAGTGCCGCTGTCGCCCAAGGTGCAAAAGCCGGTGCAGCAATCGCTGTTTGCCGACCCCAATCGTGGCGAGCTGCCCGGTCTGAGCCTGCTGGAAGCGCCCAAGGATCAGCATGAACCGGTTTCCGCCGAAACGGTGGAATACACTTCGCGCCTGATCGAACGCAAGCTGGCCGACTTCGGTGTGGATGTGAAAGTGATAGCCGCCTACCCCGGTCCGGTGATTACCCGCTATGAAATCGAACCGGCCGTTGGTGTCAAAGGCGCGCAAATCGTCAACCTGATGAAGGACTTGGCGCGCGCGCTGTCGCTGGTATCCGTGCGGGTGGTGGAAACCATCCCCGGCAAGACTTATATGGGTCTGGAGCTGCCCAATCCGAAGCGGCAGATCGTGCGCCTGTCGGAAATCATCGGCTCCGATGGCTACCAGAACATGACCTCCCGCCTGGCCATTGCCGTAGGCAAGGATATCGCTGGCCAGCCCGTTACGGTGGATCTGGCCAAGATGCCGCACGTGCTGGTTGCGGGCACTACTGGCTCGGGCAAGTCAGTGGCGATCAATGCCATGATTTTGTCGCTGCTGTACAAGTCCACGGCGCGTGAAGTGCGTCTGATCATGGTCGACCCGAAAATGCTGGAATTGTCGGTGTATGAAGGCATTCCGCACCTGCTGGCACCCGTGGTCACCGACATGAAACAGGCAGCCAACGCGCTTAACTGGTGCGTGGGCGAAATGGAACGGCGCTACCGCTTGATGTCCAAGCTGGGCGTGCGCAATCTGGCGGGTTACAACCAGAAGATCAAGGATGCGAACAAGGCTGGCGAGAAAATCCCCAATCCCTTCAGCCTGACCCCGGAAACGCCCGAGCCGCTGGATTCCCTGCCGCTGATCGTGGTGGTCATCGACGAGTTGGCTGACTTGATGATGGTGGCTGGCAAGAAAATCGAAGAACTCATTGCCCGCCTGGCCCAGAAAGCCCGTGCCGCCGGCATTCACTTGATTCTGGCCACCCAGCGCCCGTCGGTTGATGTGATTACCGGCCTGATCAAGGCCAATATCCCGACGCGGATTGCCTTTCAGGTATCAAGCAAGATCGACAGCCGCACCATTCTCGACCAGATGGGCGCTGAGGCCTTGCTGGGACAAGGTGACATGCTTTATCTTCCGCCAGGTTCGGGCTACCCCAACCGGGTGCACGGCGCTTTTGTCGCCGATGACGAAGTGCATCACGTGGTGGAGTTCCTCAAGACCACCGGCGAGCCGGACTACATTGAAGGCATACTCAGCGGCCAGAGCGAGGCCGACGAGGGTGCAGCCACCAGTGGCTGCGATGTTGACGGCAGCGGCGAATCCGACCCCTTGTACGACGAGGCAGTCGCCATTGTGGTGAAAACCCGCAAGGCCTCCATTTCTTCAGTGCAGCGGCATTTGCGCATTGGCTATAACCGCGCAGCGCGCCTGATCGAACAAATGGAAAGTGCAGGCCTGGTTTCCGCCATGGAAACCAATGGCAATCGCACAGTACTGGCACCGGCGCGCGAAGACTAAGCCGGCAACGCCCGTCATGCAGTAATTCAACTTGGCCACCGGCTATCCTGCCGGTGGTGCAACCCAGCACCGGTAGCGAGAAACCCATGTCCGGATACCTCCCAGAGCCCCCCTTCTCCCATGACAGCCAGGCCAAGACTGGCATTTTGCTGATCAATCTGGGTACGCCGACAGCGCCCACAGGCCAGGCAGTACGTCCTTATCTCAAGCAATTCCTGTCGGATAGCCGGGTCATTGAGATTCCCAAAGCCGTTTGGTGGCTGATCCTGAATGGCATCATTCTGAATGTGCGGCCGAAAAAATCCGCGAAAAAATACGCCAGCATCTGGAGCAAGGACGGCTCGCCGCTGCTGGTGAACACCCGCAAGCAGACTAGCCTGCTCAAAGGCCTGCTGGGCGAGCAAGGTGTACGCAATGTCGTGGTCGACTACGCCATGCGCTACGGCCAACCCTCGATCGAAAGCGTTATTCAGAACATGCGCGCCCAAGGCGTGGACAAGCTGCTGGTTGTGCCGCTGTATCCGCAATATGCCGGCTCATCCAGTGCCACCGCACTGGATGATGTGTTCCGTGTACTGATGAAGCTGCGCAACATGCCCGAACTGCGCACGGTGCGCCACTTTCATGACGACCCGGGCTATATCGATGCCCTGGCCCAGCAAGTACAGGCGCACTGGCAGCAAAATGGCCGCGCAGAAAAATTGCTGATGAGCTTTCATGGTGTACCGCGTTTCACGCTGGACAAGGGTGACCCCTATCACTGTGAATGCCTGAAAACCGGGCGTTTGCTGGCCGAACGACTGGGCCTGAGC is from Aquitalea aquatilis and encodes:
- a CDS encoding M23 family metallopeptidase, with the protein product MNYRKLLQFPQNCTRRLINHHLSWLGLAASLPLFGMVTAFAVAPGDPHAAAAEVRQRMVTEKLALPAFTPSTSGTRYWRNETVNRGDTIARVLNRLGVRDSEARRFLYSSPLSRDLLKLNTGATLAVETSDEGELYALRFLNDDENGEKVLVAIAKQGDQWQASADPLATESMDSLRSITIRRSAQRELQAAGVPREVMAQLADIFADQFALDSLQPGDSIQLVFESLIYNGSPIANGNILAAEISRAGQWHRAFYFAHDSESGAYYDAAGRPVKKGFSQQPVAHYRISSGFGTRYHPVLHSLRMHQGVDYAAAPGTPIVAPADGVISAAETQNGYGKVITLRHNAKLSTLYAHMQRFAPGVKAGKPVKAGDLLGYVGSTGRVTGPHLHFEVKLNGQAVDPATAALPAPGLAAGQRLAFAKLSSQLTDKLALLRDTPGTIAQLD
- the hemH gene encoding ferrochelatase: MSGYLPEPPFSHDSQAKTGILLINLGTPTAPTGQAVRPYLKQFLSDSRVIEIPKAVWWLILNGIILNVRPKKSAKKYASIWSKDGSPLLVNTRKQTSLLKGLLGEQGVRNVVVDYAMRYGQPSIESVIQNMRAQGVDKLLVVPLYPQYAGSSSATALDDVFRVLMKLRNMPELRTVRHFHDDPGYIDALAQQVQAHWQQNGRAEKLLMSFHGVPRFTLDKGDPYHCECLKTGRLLAERLGLSKEQYVVSFQSRFGRAEWLQPYTSATLEQLGKAGTKSLDVICPGFVSDCLETLEEIAMEGKHSFQSSGGGEFRYISCLNDSPQWIAALAGIVGKNLQGWQEVIEQDTAKRQQRAQSPGASR
- a CDS encoding DNA translocase FtsK — protein: MRLFKRKAVVKNSQTPLPPKLASLLREAWWLLMAVAAVYLVLVLASYSAQDPSWSHSSSDPTVRNYGGAFGAWLSDMLLYVFGLSAWWLVVFCLVAIAWGYRRMETLGFRLNPMTLAAMGGFFLLLLSSSSVEGIVLASKQLNLPLTAGGMLGHWLGKALSHGLGLPGAYLLLSVSGAIGFSLFTGLSWLDIMERIGGTLEDGVLKLWHGWQARKDREIGRETAQQREAKVSTEKKKQEDKTPVRIEATLAEVPLSPKVQKPVQQSLFADPNRGELPGLSLLEAPKDQHEPVSAETVEYTSRLIERKLADFGVDVKVIAAYPGPVITRYEIEPAVGVKGAQIVNLMKDLARALSLVSVRVVETIPGKTYMGLELPNPKRQIVRLSEIIGSDGYQNMTSRLAIAVGKDIAGQPVTVDLAKMPHVLVAGTTGSGKSVAINAMILSLLYKSTAREVRLIMVDPKMLELSVYEGIPHLLAPVVTDMKQAANALNWCVGEMERRYRLMSKLGVRNLAGYNQKIKDANKAGEKIPNPFSLTPETPEPLDSLPLIVVVIDELADLMMVAGKKIEELIARLAQKARAAGIHLILATQRPSVDVITGLIKANIPTRIAFQVSSKIDSRTILDQMGAEALLGQGDMLYLPPGSGYPNRVHGAFVADDEVHHVVEFLKTTGEPDYIEGILSGQSEADEGAATSGCDVDGSGESDPLYDEAVAIVVKTRKASISSVQRHLRIGYNRAARLIEQMESAGLVSAMETNGNRTVLAPARED
- a CDS encoding anhydro-N-acetylmuramic acid kinase — encoded protein: MTERYIGLMSGTSLDGVDAVLLSMDAQGRPCVEADSFLAFPLEIRQQVLQLQPTGSDELDRAARLGNELARLYAEVVAQLLAEQRLPPAAITAIGCHGQTIRHAPHAGYTLQIGNHALLAELSGIDVIGDFRSRDVAAGGHGAPLVPAFHQHVFASDAENRVILNIGGISNLTRLASGTAVIGFDCGPGNMLLDAWCQRRTGAGFDANGDWAASGRLHTPLLQQMLDEPFFRLPPPKSTGRDLFDLAWLEAQLALQPDIPAADVQHTLLQLTAHSIADAITRYCPDTRSVYVCGGGALNVALMQALQQQLPQLLISSTAALGLPVHQVEAAAFAWLAWCFCQRQSANLPDVTGASGLRVLGALYPR